The Fulvia fulva chromosome 13, complete sequence genome window below encodes:
- a CDS encoding MFS transporter prlL, with protein sequence MNRFKSSPPEAQVVSSEKDIGHTNHLEQVSSNEERKDGDLEQGAGQRDWTPEEERKIVWKVDFRVFPMLCIVFGLSLLDRSNISAAFIAGMSTDLELTGTRYNIALLVFFIGYGLFELPSNYIIRRLGARWWLSFLITTWGVCVLGMGFIDNWKLLSVLRALLGVFEAGLFPGAVFIIGSWYRQYETARRISIFYMAALLASGFGPIFAYALSLISVGNGKYQQGWRWIFIIEGIATIVAGLVSPFFLIEFPEKVRFLTDRQKYIALERLRLEKENREIVHPNMKQTLVMLCDFKLLLYSINYFIAASSVYSLAFFAPVILRQGLQFSYTKAQLLSSPPYIFTIFASIAAAYVSDKIRLRWPILNFQALIAIIGLLVVLYAKPPGVRYFGLFLATYGTQGNVPATISYGQNQTARLEKKGIVAAAMISAGAIGGICGSSIFRSQDAPQYLAGMWATIGMQFLYIVNTSCLSWYFKRQNARADKGEVAVLEGVEGFRYAP encoded by the exons ATGAATAGATTCAAAAGCAGCCCACCTGAGGCACAGGTCGTATCATCAGAGAAAGATATTGGGCATACCAATCATCTCGAGCAAGTCTCCAGTAATGAGGAGCGTAAAGATGGTGACCTGGAGCAAGGCGCTGGGCAGCGAGACTGGACACCGGAGGAGGAACGCAAGATAGT ATGGAAAGTCGACTTCCGCGTCTTCCCCATGCTCTGCATCGTCTTCGGCCTTTCGCTCCTCGACCGCTCCAACATCTCCGCCGCCTTCATAGCTGGCATGAGCACGGATCTCGAACTCACTGGCACCCGTTACAACATTGCCCTTTTGGTCTTCTTCATTGGGTACGGCCTCTTCGAGCTCCCATCCAACTACATCATTCGCCGTCTGGGTGCGCGCTGGTGGCTCAGCTTCCTGATCACCACTTGGGGCGTATGCGTGCTTGGAATGGGCTTCATCGACAACTGGAAGCTGTTGTCAGTACTACGTGCACTGCTGGGTGTCTTTGAGGCCGGCCTGTTTCCTGGAGCGGTCTTTATCATTGGAAGCTGGTACCGGCAGTATGAGACCGCGAGGAGAATCAGTATCTTCTACATGGCTGCGCTGCTTGCGTCTGGCTTTGGCCCGATCTTTGCGTACGCTTTGTCGCTGATCAGTGTGGGTAACGGCAAGTACCAGCAAGGCTGGCGATG GATCTTCATCATTGAAGGCATCGCTACCATCGTTGCTGGCTTGGTCTCCCCCTTCTTCCTCATCGAGTTTCCAGAGAAAGTCCGCTTCCTCACCGACCGCCAAAAGTACATCGCCCTCGAACGCCTTCGTCTCGAGAAAGAGAACCGCGAGATCGTACACCCCAACATGAAGCAGACCCTCGTCATGCTCTGCGACTTCAAGCTTCTGCTCTA CTCCATCAACTACTTCATCGCCGCCTCCAGCGTCTACAGCCTCGCCTTCTTCGCCCCCGTCATCCTCCGCCAAGGCCTCCAATTCTCCTACACCAAAGCCCAACTCCTCTCCTCGCCCCCCTACATCTTCACCATCTTCGCCTCCATCGCCGCCGCCTACGTCTCCGACAAAATCCGCCTCCGCTGGCCCATCCTAAACTTCCAAGCCCTCATCGCCATCATCGGCCTCCTGGTCGTCCTCTACGCCAAACCTCCCGGCGTCCGCTACTTCGGTCTCTTCCTAGCTACCTACGGCACCCAGGGTAACGTCCCCGCGACGATATCGTATGGCCAGAATCAGACTGCGAGGTTGGAGAAGAAGGGGATTGTGGCGGCGGCGATGATTTCGGCGGGGGCGATTGGGGGCATTTGTGGGAGTTCGATTTTTCGGAGCCAGGATGCGCCGCAGTATTTGGCGGGGATGTGGGCGACGATTGGGATGCAGTTCTTGTATATTGTGAATACGAGCTGTTTGAGTTGGTATTTTAAGAGGCAGAATGCGAGGGCGGACAAAGGGGAGGTGGCGGTTTTGGAGGGGGTCGAGGGGTTTAGGTATGCGCCGTAG
- a CDS encoding N(alpha)-acyl-glutamine aminoacylase, producing the protein MTSISDITNKHRPDLAPYEELYKYFHANPELSNQEKETAAHICKFLRENISPDFDIRPNIGGHGIAALLHNGSGPTVLLRADFDALPVEERTGLPYASKRRMKDADGVEKPVMHACGHDMHITCLLAAAQTLVSCKEAWSGTLLLAFQPAEERGTGAQAMVDDGMYDPKKHNVSIPDVCIGGHVIPWRAGVLGTRRGLMATSADSMRVTLHGRGGHASMPNKLIDPVVMAASTIMKLQTIVSREIDPADHAVVTVASVQAGDAENVVVDDARLAVDFRATNQRTRDKTMASVKRIINAEALGSNAVKQPTITLTRSFPLTINDDAVTQKLEEVFTSHFPSHPKTSSDGSSYNNDCPKLTGSEDFSILGTAVDRPTSFFMYGGTSHEVWDRAEAAGRLDEDVPVNHSGLFAPVLQPTLRVGVDAYVCAALGVLGKK; encoded by the coding sequence ATGACCTCCATTTCCGACATCACGAACAAGCACCGCCCCGACCTAGCACCCTACGAAGAGCTCTACAAATACTTCCACGCGAACCCCGAGCTCTCCAACCAAGAGAAAGAAACAGCAGCCCACATCTGCAAATTCCTCCGCGAGAACATTTCCCCGGACTTCGACATCCGCCCCAACATCGGCGGCCACGGCATCGCCGCACTCCTCCACAATGGCTCCGGCCCAACAGTCCTCCTCCGCGCCGACTTCGATGCCCTCCCCGTGGAAGAACGAACAGGTCTCCCCTACGCTAGCAAGAGACGCATGAAAGACGCCGATGGGGTGGAAAAGCCGGTTATGCATGCGTGTGGACATGATATGCACATCACCTGTCTCCTAGCTGCGGCGCAGACTCTGGTGAGTTGTAAAGAGGCGTGGTCGGGGACGTTGTTACTGGCGTTCCAGCCTGCGGAGGAGAGGGGGACGGGGGCACAGGCTATGGTTGACGATGGGATGTATGATCCTAAGAAACATAACGTCTCCATCCCGGATGTTTGTATTGGGGGCCATGTTATACCGTGGAGGGCGGGCGTGCTGGGGACGAGGAGGGGCTTGATGGCGACTAGTGCGGATAGTATGCGCGTTACATTGCATGGAAGAGGCGGACATGCTAGTATGCCGAATAAGCTCATCGACCCCGTCGTCATGGCGGCAAGCACGATCATGAAGTTGCAGACGATTGTGAGTAGGGAGATCGATCCAGCGGACCATGCAGTCGTCACAGTCGCGAGCGTGCAGGCGGGTGATGCGGAGAATGTGGTGGTCGATGATGCGAGGTTGGCCGTGGACTTCAGGGCTACGAATCAGAGGACGAGGGACAAGACTATGGCGAGTGTGAAACGCATCATCAACGCCGAAGCATTGGGGAGTAATGCCGTCAAACAACCCACAATAACTCTAACCCGCTCCTTCCCCCTCACCATCAACGACGACGCCGTCACTCAAAAACTCGAAGAAGTCTTCACCTCCCACTTCCCTTCCCACCCCAAAACATCCTCCGACGGTTCTTCCTACAACAACGATTGTCCGAAACTTACAGGATCCGAGGACTTCAGTATTCTGGGCACTGCGGTCGATCGGCCGACGAGTTTCTTCATGTATGGGGGCACGAGCCATGAGGTGTGGGATAGGGCGGAGGCGGCAGGGAGGTTGGATGAGGATGTGCCGGTTAATCATTCGGGGCTTTTTGCGCCGGTCTTGCAGCCGACGTTGAGGGTGGGCGTGGATGCGTATGTGTGCGCTGCGTTGGGGGTTTTGGGGAAGAAGTAG
- a CDS encoding Efflux pump himE, with protein MPVDPNAGCNLDIPLQNCTITTCLAQGAAFNYVPHFGGNIFYMVFFAVFILPQLWFGIRYRTWGFMIGMILGLVLEVVGYYARVGLHDDSFSSNAFMLYLVGLTIAPVFITAAIYLCLSRIIGLYGQHLSFLKPRTLALTFMASDFLSLVLQAVGGVMAKAATSDLRDPQPGTNAMIAGLLLQAISLGFFAGVWIIFMLRVRSGIPDQTAGKRKVRERAFFPAFMIGLALATVVIEIRSIYRVAELWGGFSGKLWNDEVDFMVLDGVMMAIAVVLLTLFHPGIAFAGQWNSSDWSLRGGDHDDKSPRYGLGPEREMDDLWRRGGREYERT; from the exons ATGCCGGTCGATCCCAATGCCGGTTGCAATCTTGACATTCCGCTACAGAACTGCACAATCACGACCTGCCTAGCACAAGGAGCTGCATTCAACTATGTTCCGCACTTCGGCGGAAACATATTCTACATGGTCTTCTTCGCTGTGTTCATCCTACCACAACTATGGTTTGGCATCAGATATCGGACATGGGGCTTCATGATCGGGATGATCCTTGGTCTAGTCCTCGAAGTCGTCGGCTACTATGCCAGGGTCGGACTGCACGATGATTCATTCTCAAGTAATGCCTTCATGCT GTATCTCGTCGGCCTCACCATCGCGCCGGTCTTCATCACCGCCGCCATATACCTTTGCCTCTCCCGAATCATCGGGCTCTATGGCCAACATCTGTCTTTTCTCAAGCCTCGGACATTGGCGCTCACATTCATGGCGTCCGACTTCTTGTCACTGGTATTGCAGGCAGTCGGCGGTGTCATGGCGAAGGCCGCAACCTCGGACCTGAGAGATCCTCAGCCTGGCACCAATGCGATGATTGCTGGCTTACTGCTCCAAGCAATCAGCCTCGGCTTCTTTGCTGGCGTCTGGATCATTTTCATGTTACGCGTGAGAAGCGGCATTCCCGACCAGACTGCGGGGAAACGAAAGGTTCGAGAAAGAGCATTCTTCCCGGCGTTCATGATCGGCCTCGCACTCGCTACTGTCGTCATTGAGATCCGGTCCATATATCGAGTTGCAGAGCTATGGGGCGGCTTTAGCGGAAAGTTATGGAATGATGAGGTGGACTTCATGGTCTTGGATGGCGTGATGATGGCGATAGCCGTTGTTCTGTTGACCTTGTTTCACCCTGGCATAGCATTTGCTGGACAGTGGAACTCGAGTGATTGGAGCTTACGGGGAGGAGATCACGATGACAAGTCTCCGCGATATGGTCTGGGGCCCGAGCGCGAGATGGATGACCTTTGGCGACGAGGCGGGAGAGAGTACGAGAGAACGTGA
- a CDS encoding AB hydrolase superfamily protein, which produces MTMQAHGFACLRAYINTRCYVLRSSWLSPDTQPTSTKSYGRTDLFASRVFIPKSASTTGQAQRLPLVICVHGGGFILNNPSFDDPLARRLADIVNCVVVSIDYRKAPQSKFPAAYNDIVEQSLAVINDKDLPIGSTKVVLCDSSAGGNLVLAAAQHPEIRSRLVDVLGLYPLCEVGIC; this is translated from the coding sequence ATGACTATGCAGGCGCACGGCTTCGCATGTCTTCGGGCATACATCAATACGCGCTGCTACGTACTCCGTTCATCATGGCTGTCCCCAGACACCCAGCCAACCTCCACGAAATCGTACGGGCGGACAGACCTCTTCGCTAGTCGTGTCTTCATACCAAAGTCAGCTTCGACCACTGGTCAAGCCCAGCGGCTTCCGCTCGTCATCTGCGTGCATGGTGGAGGTTTTATCCTCAACAATCCGTCTTTCGACGATCCTCTCGCTCGACGACTAGCTGACATCGTCAATTGTGTCGTCGTGAGCATCGACTACCGCAAAGCACCGCAGAGCAAGTTCCCCGCAGCATACAACGACATCGTCGAGCAGTCTCTCGCGGTCATCAACGACAAAGATCTTCCTATCGGCAGTACAAAAGTTGTACTCTGCGACAGCTCAGCTGGAGGTAACCTTGTCCTCGCCGCTGCACAGCATCCAGAAATCCGATCGAGGCTGGTAGACGTCCTCGGACTGTACCCGCTCTGCGAAGTGGGCATCTGCTAA